One genomic segment of Prochlorococcus marinus str. MIT 0919 includes these proteins:
- a CDS encoding site-specific integrase, protein MTLNSELRNINLNLASEGVKLRIEKRGQKLSIRGPLPCNKSHENFKVQRISLGIPASSEGLIQALKKLQLVSLQIEHKQFTWENWSVKKQEKTKSNYQTEIEGAIAKFESHFFEKKHIRTMASSQISNWNSAYKPYLKRLKEIAFDNGSQLNKEIMLRALSSYSENTRSRQQCGTVINSLANYLNIQLPQDWRKIAYGYGLHKAQFRKLPSDEQIISSYKSIPNQKWKLVFGLIATYGLRNHEVFFCDISCLKKSGDKVLRIFPSTKTGEHQAWPFLPEWVGIFNLDKLGDSLIELPEIQKDLSKTTLQKVGRRVTEQFNRYKIPFTPYDLRHAWAIRTIHIGLPDTVSARMMGHSVAIHTRTYHHWITRRDQQKAVDAALGKQKVA, encoded by the coding sequence ATGACACTAAATAGTGAACTCCGGAACATTAATCTCAATCTTGCCTCGGAAGGGGTGAAATTAAGAATTGAAAAGAGAGGACAAAAACTATCTATTCGAGGGCCATTGCCATGTAACAAGTCACATGAGAATTTTAAAGTCCAAAGAATTAGCTTAGGCATACCTGCAAGCTCAGAAGGTCTAATCCAAGCCTTAAAAAAACTTCAACTAGTTTCTCTACAAATTGAGCATAAACAATTCACTTGGGAAAACTGGTCAGTCAAGAAGCAAGAAAAAACAAAATCTAACTATCAAACAGAAATAGAAGGTGCAATAGCAAAATTTGAATCGCATTTTTTTGAAAAGAAACATATAAGAACTATGGCCTCAAGCCAAATATCTAATTGGAATTCAGCTTATAAACCATATTTAAAAAGGCTTAAAGAAATTGCTTTTGACAATGGCTCACAATTAAACAAAGAAATAATGCTCAGAGCACTATCTAGCTATTCAGAAAATACTAGAAGTAGGCAACAGTGTGGAACTGTTATCAATTCTCTTGCTAATTACCTAAATATCCAATTACCCCAAGATTGGAGGAAAATAGCTTATGGCTATGGTTTGCACAAGGCACAATTTAGAAAACTGCCAAGTGATGAGCAAATAATAAGTTCTTACAAATCAATCCCAAACCAAAAATGGAAATTAGTTTTTGGGTTAATTGCAACGTATGGGCTAAGAAATCATGAAGTGTTTTTTTGTGATATTTCTTGCCTAAAAAAAAGTGGGGATAAAGTTTTAAGAATATTTCCAAGCACAAAGACAGGGGAGCATCAAGCTTGGCCCTTTCTCCCAGAATGGGTAGGAATCTTTAACCTGGACAAACTAGGAGACTCTCTCATTGAATTACCAGAAATTCAAAAAGACTTGTCAAAAACAACTCTTCAAAAAGTTGGACGAAGAGTAACTGAACAATTCAATAGGTACAAAATACCCTTTACTCCGTATGACCTAAGGCATGCTTGGGCTATTCGTACAATACACATTGGTCTGCCAGATACAGTTTCAGCAAGAATGATGGGTCATTCTGTGGCCATTCATACTCGGACTTATCATCATTGGATAACAAGAAGAGATCAGCAAAAAGCTGTAGATGCTGCTTTAGGTAAACAAAAAGTTGCTTAA
- the hemH gene encoding ferrochelatase — translation MTRVGILLMNLGGPERIKDVGPFLYNLFSDPEIIRIPIPFFQKPLAWFISALRSSRSQQAYQAIGGGSPLRRITEQQARELQSELRQRGIDATSYVAMRYWHPFTESAVSDIKADGINQVVVLPLYPQFSISTSGSSFRELRRLREADPAFQKLPIRCIRSWFNNKGYITSMAKLIQEEILLCESPEKAHVCFTAHGVPKSYVEEAGDPYKDEIEDCSILIIDQLEKALGYSNPYTLSYQSRVGPEEWLQPYTEDVFEELANSGKKELVVVPISFVSEHIETLQEIDIEYREIAKGFGIKNFRRVRALDTYPMFIHGLADLVTSCLEGPEISLDEAAKLPERVKLYPQEKWQWGWNNSAEVWNGRVAMFVFIVLSLELFIGNGPLHYIGLL, via the coding sequence ATGACTAGGGTAGGCATTCTTTTAATGAATCTTGGGGGACCTGAGCGCATTAAGGATGTTGGACCTTTTTTGTACAACCTTTTCTCTGATCCTGAGATAATTAGAATTCCTATTCCGTTTTTTCAAAAACCTCTTGCTTGGTTTATTAGTGCTCTTAGAAGTTCAAGATCTCAGCAGGCATACCAAGCTATTGGTGGTGGATCTCCTTTGCGGAGGATTACAGAGCAACAAGCTAGAGAGTTGCAAAGTGAACTTCGCCAGAGAGGTATTGATGCAACAAGTTATGTTGCTATGCGATATTGGCACCCTTTTACTGAATCGGCTGTATCAGATATAAAGGCTGATGGCATAAATCAGGTTGTTGTACTTCCTCTATATCCACAATTTTCTATAAGTACAAGTGGCTCTAGTTTTAGAGAGCTTAGAAGATTAAGGGAAGCAGATCCTGCCTTTCAAAAACTACCTATAAGATGTATTAGAAGTTGGTTTAATAATAAAGGCTATATAACTTCTATGGCCAAATTAATTCAAGAGGAAATATTGCTATGTGAATCACCAGAGAAAGCACATGTATGCTTCACTGCTCATGGGGTTCCTAAAAGTTATGTTGAAGAGGCCGGGGATCCTTATAAGGATGAAATTGAAGATTGTTCAATATTGATTATTGACCAACTTGAGAAAGCATTAGGTTATAGCAATCCTTATACTCTTTCTTATCAGAGTAGAGTTGGTCCAGAAGAATGGCTTCAGCCATATACTGAGGATGTTTTTGAAGAACTTGCTAATTCAGGAAAAAAGGAACTAGTTGTTGTACCAATTAGTTTTGTAAGCGAACATATCGAAACGCTGCAAGAAATTGATATAGAATATAGAGAGATAGCAAAGGGTTTTGGTATAAAGAATTTTAGAAGAGTTCGAGCTTTAGATACCTATCCAATGTTCATACATGGACTTGCAGATTTGGTTACTTCATGCCTTGAAGGGCCTGAAATTAGTCTAGATGAAGCTGCAAAATTGCCTGAACGAGTTAAGCTTTATCCCCAAGAGAAATGGCAATGGGGATGGAATAATAGTGCTGAAGTTTGGAACGGTAGAGTTGCAATGTTTGTATTTATTGTACTTTCATTAGAGTTGTTCATTGGGAATGGGCCTTTGCATTACATAGGCCTGCTATAA